A DNA window from Ignavibacteriales bacterium contains the following coding sequences:
- a CDS encoding PD40 domain-containing protein, producing the protein MEKIKQNSARIIFFITIALLVTQCGKKGENKHFRYVASAEWSTTSYNTLIIVKDEYDEVIGATSGCGSDVVTENVRPPDYALFISDTGETKLKQLFKNERVMPPNRIKWSPLGDKFILYSGRMSTLYIVDTIGLYIKTDSLKYTYDADWSPDGSQIVCSALRGSRLHPSLNIVNASTGVSSLFLPDSIHTGSVSWSANNQLAYVFSRDSTNGLAVINTDGTGKMLIDSSAFFNATRWSPDGATILYTKHLNYDSDVYTTNVFTATTIRRLHFTDDTQIASLRYSPDGQKISYYLYGSSNTTYLYTMNLSDGNAQQIAVQTTDGSWSPDSKQIVYVSYDDIFFKSVE; encoded by the coding sequence ATGGAAAAAATAAAACAAAATTCGGCACGGATAATATTTTTTATAACCATTGCCCTTCTCGTTACTCAGTGTGGAAAAAAAGGCGAGAATAAACACTTCCGTTATGTTGCCTCCGCGGAATGGTCAACGACCTCATACAATACACTCATTATAGTTAAAGACGAGTATGATGAAGTTATCGGTGCCACTTCGGGGTGCGGGTCAGACGTTGTAACGGAGAATGTGCGGCCACCGGATTATGCCCTTTTTATATCCGATACCGGTGAGACCAAATTAAAACAACTTTTTAAAAATGAACGCGTAATGCCTCCGAATAGAATTAAATGGTCCCCACTTGGCGATAAATTTATTTTGTACAGCGGAAGAATGTCGACTCTTTATATAGTGGATACGATCGGTTTATATATTAAAACCGATTCGCTCAAGTATACGTATGATGCAGACTGGTCGCCCGATGGTTCACAAATCGTTTGTTCGGCGTTGCGCGGATCGCGCCTTCATCCGTCACTGAATATTGTAAATGCATCAACGGGTGTGTCATCGTTGTTTCTACCCGATTCAATACATACCGGCTCGGTGTCTTGGTCTGCAAATAATCAACTCGCATATGTGTTTTCTCGTGATTCTACAAACGGCTTGGCTGTTATTAACACCGATGGTACGGGAAAAATGCTTATCGACAGTTCTGCGTTTTTTAATGCAACCCGCTGGTCACCGGATGGAGCTACAATTCTTTACACCAAACATCTCAACTATGATTCGGATGTTTATACGACGAATGTTTTTACCGCGACAACTATCCGCCGCTTGCATTTTACGGACGATACCCAGATAGCATCTCTGAGGTATTCCCCCGACGGACAAAAAATAAGTTACTATCTATACGGATCTTCAAACACAACATATTTATATACAATGAATTTATCTGATGGAAACGCTCAGCAGATCGCAGTGCAAACTACCGATGGAAGCTGGTCTCCCGATTCTAAACAGATTGTTTATGTCTCTTACGATGATATTTTTTTCAAATCAGTAGAATGA
- a CDS encoding UbiD family decarboxylase has translation MPSYDLQSYLQTLKDAGELHKTEIEIDPVLELTEIARRAILENKPALLVEHPTNSNYPLVINHFASARRIELALGRHPESIGDELIGFFEQAFPPTFQSILNNKNTIKRFWQSRPKQVFTAQSQEVVELPDLDLLPIQICWPQDGGRFLTLGQVITYHPMNGRRNIGVYRMQVFDKITTGMHWQIQKGGGFHYHYAEKLGRDFEIAVALGTSPALTLATIAALPEGIDEALFAGFLQNRRINFTRGKSISIDVPADTEFVLEGIVPNKIRKMEGPFGDHFGHYSAASAFPIFQIKTITHRRNPIYPATVVGKPPMEDKFLGDATQQMLGPLIKLIHKEVTDIWAYYEAGFHNLLVASIEQRYQKEAIKAALGMMGTDQLSLTKCIVLVSAGVDVRDWKSVLREIKENFDPHFDFIMIPKVPLDTLDFTSYKMNLGSKMIIDATKKYKAESRERRVFDLPAIRSKLYASDKRILDLNLVDETLLLVKIDAPIQYTSPKADPFLDKNSSQLQDTAGKELLKKLVSLPELSTIKMIAIVSSDIEIHDKESYIWGIFTRFDCERDVIFTEQKLAGISPIYRGIMGIDSTWKPGYPEPLLMKEEIIKRVDEKWNKIWKK, from the coding sequence ATGCCTTCTTACGATTTACAATCTTATTTACAAACGCTAAAAGATGCTGGTGAACTGCATAAAACTGAAATCGAGATTGATCCCGTTCTTGAATTAACGGAAATCGCACGCCGCGCTATTCTGGAAAACAAACCTGCTCTGTTAGTCGAACATCCCACAAATTCAAACTATCCGCTTGTTATTAATCATTTTGCAAGTGCACGACGAATTGAACTTGCGCTCGGCAGGCATCCGGAAAGCATCGGCGATGAGTTAATAGGCTTTTTTGAACAAGCATTTCCGCCGACATTTCAATCAATTTTAAACAATAAAAATACGATAAAAAGATTTTGGCAATCACGCCCTAAACAAGTTTTTACCGCGCAGTCTCAAGAAGTTGTTGAATTGCCCGATCTGGATTTGCTGCCTATTCAAATTTGCTGGCCTCAAGATGGCGGACGTTTTTTAACGTTAGGGCAAGTTATCACATATCACCCGATGAATGGAAGAAGAAATATCGGTGTATACCGCATGCAAGTATTCGATAAGATTACAACAGGGATGCACTGGCAAATTCAAAAAGGGGGCGGTTTCCATTATCATTACGCTGAAAAATTAGGTAGAGATTTTGAGATCGCTGTCGCGCTTGGAACATCGCCCGCTCTTACTCTCGCAACCATTGCCGCGTTACCTGAAGGTATCGATGAGGCACTCTTCGCTGGCTTTTTACAGAACCGAAGAATAAATTTCACTCGCGGTAAATCGATCTCTATAGATGTTCCGGCAGATACTGAATTTGTTTTGGAAGGAATTGTCCCGAATAAAATCAGGAAGATGGAAGGTCCGTTCGGTGATCATTTCGGGCATTATTCTGCCGCATCCGCATTTCCAATATTTCAAATTAAAACGATTACACATCGGCGCAATCCGATTTATCCCGCGACCGTGGTGGGTAAACCACCGATGGAAGATAAATTTTTAGGCGACGCCACACAGCAGATGCTCGGTCCTTTGATTAAATTGATTCACAAAGAAGTAACAGATATTTGGGCATACTATGAAGCCGGATTTCATAATCTTCTTGTTGCTTCAATTGAACAACGATATCAAAAAGAAGCGATTAAAGCTGCGCTCGGAATGATGGGAACGGATCAACTGTCTCTTACTAAATGTATCGTCCTTGTTTCTGCAGGCGTCGATGTGCGTGATTGGAAATCTGTACTTCGTGAGATCAAAGAAAACTTCGATCCTCATTTCGATTTCATAATGATACCAAAAGTTCCTCTTGATACACTCGACTTCACGAGTTATAAGATGAACTTAGGAAGCAAGATGATAATAGACGCGACGAAGAAGTACAAAGCAGAGAGCAGAGAGCGGAGAGTTTTTGATCTTCCTGCTATACGATCTAAACTCTATGCGAGTGACAAACGAATTCTTGATCTAAATTTAGTTGATGAAACATTACTATTGGTGAAAATTGACGCGCCAATCCAATACACGTCGCCGAAGGCGGATCCCTTTCTGGACAAGAATAGTTCTCAACTCCAGGATACTGCAGGAAAAGAACTTCTAAAAAAACTTGTTTCATTGCCCGAATTATCAACCATCAAGATGATCGCAATTGTCAGTTCAGATATCGAAATACACGATAAAGAAAGCTACATTTGGGGTATATTCACGCGATTTGATTGCGAGCGTGACGTTATTTTTACCGAACAAAAACTTGCAGGTATATCACCTATATATAGAGGGATTATGGGAATTGATTCGACGTGGAAACCCGGCTATCCCGAACCGTTGTTAATGAAGGAAGAAATTATTAAACGAGTTGACGAGAAATGGAATAAAATATGGAAAAAATAA
- a CDS encoding UbiX family flavin prenyltransferase, translating to MRIIVAITGSSGAIYALDFLKRCPADKFLIISKWGKALIKDEIKMSENDLLPFVKKQFSNDDLTAPIASGSNRFDAFVIIPCSTSTIGKIASGIGDSLITRTAQVALKERYKLILCVRETPLSTVTLEQCAKLSRDGAIVMPISPPLYFVPKNVSEYVEGFVNRVLGVLGFKIGKGWREDELQ from the coding sequence ATGAGAATCATTGTAGCTATCACAGGATCTTCCGGTGCAATATATGCGCTAGATTTTTTAAAGAGATGCCCTGCAGATAAATTCCTTATTATAAGTAAGTGGGGGAAAGCTCTCATTAAAGATGAAATTAAAATGAGCGAAAATGATTTACTACCCTTCGTGAAAAAACAATTTTCGAACGACGACCTCACCGCGCCAATAGCTTCCGGATCGAACCGATTCGATGCTTTCGTTATCATTCCATGCTCTACCTCCACAATCGGAAAAATTGCATCCGGAATCGGAGATTCACTGATCACACGCACGGCGCAAGTGGCCCTTAAAGAAAGATATAAACTCATCCTTTGTGTGCGTGAAACACCTCTTTCAACGGTGACCCTTGAACAATGCGCTAAGCTTTCACGAGACGGAGCTATCGTGATGCCAATATCTCCACCGCTCTATTTTGTTCCGAAAAATGTTTCGGAATATGTAGAAGGATTCGTTAACCGCGTACTTGGAGTACTGGGTTTTAAGATCGGTAAGGGGTGGCGCGAAGATGAGCTTCAATAA
- a CDS encoding UbiA family prenyltransferase — translation MQKFFSFVKIEHTLFTLPLIYSGVMLGSHNFPPLNILALVLLAAVGARTVAFAFNRIIDRAIDFRNPRTANRELPSGRMKLSEAILVLIFGLALYVVCAAMISTFCLILSPIPIVIFIIYPYMKRFTAFAHFGVGVSMAMAPLGGWFAVNPSFENIFPAVLLSLFTIFWGAGFDIIYATLDEEFDKKENLFSFVSRFGKKKALAYSAIFHFIGFVALVVLFFNTIRTWYATPFLLLTGGLLWFEQRSTRNVDFAFFKINAGLGFVVFAMIITGVIAR, via the coding sequence TTGCAAAAGTTTTTTAGTTTTGTCAAAATAGAACATACTTTATTCACACTTCCGCTAATTTACAGCGGAGTTATGCTTGGCTCGCACAATTTTCCGCCGCTTAATATTCTTGCTCTGGTTTTACTTGCAGCTGTAGGAGCTAGAACAGTGGCTTTTGCGTTTAACCGGATCATAGATAGAGCTATCGATTTCCGTAATCCTCGCACCGCAAACAGAGAACTTCCCAGCGGCAGAATGAAATTGTCGGAAGCGATTCTTGTCTTAATTTTCGGACTTGCTCTGTACGTTGTATGCGCTGCGATGATTTCAACATTTTGCTTAATTCTTTCACCGATACCGATTGTAATATTTATTATTTATCCGTACATGAAGCGGTTCACCGCCTTCGCCCATTTTGGCGTGGGTGTTAGCATGGCGATGGCTCCTTTAGGCGGTTGGTTCGCAGTGAATCCCTCTTTTGAAAATATTTTTCCCGCTGTTCTTCTTTCACTCTTCACGATTTTCTGGGGTGCGGGTTTTGATATAATTTACGCGACGCTTGATGAAGAGTTCGATAAAAAAGAAAATCTTTTCTCTTTCGTTTCGCGATTCGGAAAGAAAAAAGCTCTGGCCTATTCTGCAATTTTTCATTTCATCGGTTTTGTGGCATTAGTCGTTCTTTTTTTCAACACAATCCGTACATGGTACGCGACACCATTCCTTCTTTTAACAGGAGGATTGCTTTGGTTCGAACAAAGAAGTACACGCAATGTGGATTTTGCATTCTTTAAAATCAACGCAGGACTCGGTTTCGTTGTGTTTGCAATGATTATAACCGGGGTTATTGCCCGATGA
- a CDS encoding peptidylprolyl isomerase: MKFTMGISIVIIIFSSIFGCSPKSSDLLVLEVGQQKISLAEYENFYTRNSGGWEMGQKSSIEERERFLDLLTNYKLKLQYAYDHNLLNDPEIINELREYRATLATTFLIEREITDQGVRRLYDRRREEIRAQHILIKITPDAKPEDTLQAYSKTIDLLKRLQAGERFDSLALQYSEDPSAKYNSGDIYYFTGGQMVTPFENAAFNMKKGELLSYPVRSAFGYHIIKILDRQPARGSIKVSHIMTRFQKSAADSADTSAALSRIIDLQDSIKKGWDFHKLSVKLSEDAGSAPQGGDLGWFERRRFVQPFDEAAFKLSPGQISPVIRTPFGYHLIKCDSAKPFPSYKELREDIKKVYQQQRYNEDYNQYIANLKKDFGFILDETVLSSFISALDTTKTTEDSAWSATVPTDLRYKPLMTLNHKGITLDTVISILENKPEYQNTPLRENELKTKLKKITEIILLEEKTIGMEQRSAEFSSLMKEYTDGILLYKAEQMEVWNKTSVTDSSLREYFKLHSDDFKFPDRVNLIALIFETDTTAFLVYDSLKNGADFAEAQKKYHENPAPRSTDGSRGLQSVETDEITKHARTLQMGDLSEPFALEDGSYTIVKVVGKDDSRLKTYEEAGAEVSNAYQEFLSKQLEKQWLDSIKSRYPVKQYKETLVKAFTNPPQDK, translated from the coding sequence ATGAAATTCACAATGGGGATATCCATCGTTATTATTATATTTTCGTCTATCTTCGGTTGTTCACCGAAATCGAGTGATCTCTTGGTGCTTGAAGTAGGTCAACAGAAAATATCACTCGCAGAATATGAAAATTTCTACACACGCAACAGCGGTGGATGGGAGATGGGACAAAAAAGTTCGATTGAAGAACGAGAACGGTTTTTAGACCTTCTTACAAATTACAAATTGAAACTCCAATATGCATACGATCATAATCTTTTAAATGATCCGGAAATTATTAACGAATTGCGCGAGTATAGGGCAACGCTTGCAACAACATTTTTAATCGAAAGAGAAATAACCGATCAGGGCGTTCGCAGATTGTATGATAGGCGACGTGAGGAGATCCGCGCTCAGCACATTCTGATAAAAATCACACCCGACGCGAAACCGGAAGACACTCTCCAAGCTTATTCTAAAACAATCGATTTGCTGAAACGCTTACAAGCAGGAGAAAGATTTGATTCACTTGCGCTCCAATATTCTGAAGATCCGTCGGCTAAATATAACAGCGGCGATATTTATTATTTCACCGGTGGACAAATGGTAACGCCTTTCGAGAATGCCGCTTTTAACATGAAGAAGGGAGAACTTCTTTCTTATCCTGTCCGTTCGGCATTCGGTTATCATATAATAAAAATTTTAGATCGCCAACCTGCGCGCGGATCAATCAAAGTCTCGCATATAATGACGCGCTTCCAAAAATCTGCTGCCGACTCTGCGGACACTTCTGCAGCATTGAGCAGGATAATAGATTTGCAAGACAGCATCAAAAAAGGTTGGGATTTTCATAAACTCAGTGTAAAATTATCGGAGGATGCGGGCAGCGCCCCACAGGGTGGTGATTTAGGGTGGTTCGAGAGACGCCGTTTTGTTCAACCGTTTGATGAAGCTGCATTTAAATTATCACCCGGACAAATTTCCCCGGTCATTAGAACACCTTTTGGTTACCACCTTATCAAATGCGATAGTGCTAAACCATTTCCATCGTACAAAGAATTACGTGAAGACATTAAAAAAGTTTATCAGCAACAAAGATATAACGAAGATTACAATCAGTACATCGCCAATCTTAAAAAAGATTTTGGTTTTATTCTCGATGAAACAGTGTTATCTTCTTTCATATCCGCGCTTGACACGACTAAGACAACGGAAGACAGCGCGTGGTCGGCAACCGTTCCGACTGATTTGAGATATAAACCTCTTATGACACTTAACCATAAAGGAATAACGCTCGATACCGTGATATCGATTCTTGAAAATAAACCCGAGTATCAAAATACACCGCTTAGAGAAAACGAGTTAAAAACCAAATTAAAGAAAATAACCGAAATAATTCTTTTGGAAGAAAAAACCATCGGAATGGAACAAAGATCAGCAGAATTTTCTTCTCTCATGAAAGAATATACCGACGGTATCTTACTTTATAAAGCCGAACAAATGGAAGTATGGAATAAAACTTCGGTTACCGACAGCTCACTTCGCGAATACTTCAAACTTCACTCCGATGATTTTAAATTTCCTGATCGTGTGAACCTGATTGCTCTCATTTTTGAAACCGACACGACGGCATTTCTGGTTTATGATTCATTGAAAAATGGAGCCGACTTTGCCGAGGCACAGAAAAAATATCATGAAAATCCCGCTCCGCGTTCCACGGACGGATCTCGCGGTTTACAATCGGTTGAGACTGATGAGATTACTAAGCATGCAAGAACATTGCAGATGGGCGATTTATCGGAGCCATTTGCGCTTGAAGACGGTTCTTACACCATCGTGAAGGTTGTTGGAAAGGATGATTCACGATTGAAGACTTACGAGGAAGCAGGCGCCGAAGTTTCCAATGCTTATCAGGAATTTTTATCCAAACAATTGGAAAAACAATGGCTCGACTCTATAAAGTCGCGCTATCCGGTGAAGCAGTATAAAGAAACACTTGTTAAAGCTTTTACTAATCCTCCACAGGATAAATGA
- a CDS encoding peptidyl-prolyl cis-trans isomerase: MIRILCILLLALAIPIGCQREKPDVVLARVGDAVLTEQNVRKHLNDFKSITETELRQYIQRWINEELLYQEACRKGIDKTEDYTEQLELIKRQIAGQQLLEKEIYSDTSTISDSATQNYFENHKEEFPIREDVVKLQIAHFDDRDVAAFFAATLARGVSWDSAVTVVNEDAGKKNFLIKATLPAYYTAHTLFPEELWKVAATLSPNDISFPIKISDRYAIITLLERKRKDDTPTYEVVRNEVRERLNIEKRKYKYSELLDSLRKRYRVEINLNKNQFSINQQ; encoded by the coding sequence ATGATTCGGATACTTTGCATACTCTTACTCGCGCTTGCAATTCCAATAGGGTGTCAGCGTGAAAAACCCGATGTTGTTTTGGCGCGGGTCGGAGATGCAGTATTAACCGAACAAAATGTTCGGAAACATCTTAACGATTTCAAGTCGATAACTGAAACCGAGTTGCGGCAGTATATTCAGAGATGGATTAACGAAGAGCTTTTGTATCAGGAAGCTTGCAGAAAAGGAATAGATAAAACGGAAGATTACACGGAACAACTCGAGTTGATCAAGCGACAGATCGCGGGTCAACAATTATTGGAGAAAGAAATATATTCCGATACTTCCACGATATCAGACAGTGCGACGCAAAATTATTTTGAAAATCATAAAGAAGAATTTCCGATTCGGGAAGATGTCGTAAAATTACAGATTGCGCATTTTGACGATAGAGATGTTGCCGCGTTTTTTGCGGCCACCCTCGCGCGGGGTGTATCTTGGGATAGTGCCGTAACGGTTGTTAATGAAGATGCCGGCAAGAAAAACTTCCTGATTAAGGCAACTCTTCCGGCCTATTATACCGCGCACACATTATTTCCGGAAGAACTGTGGAAAGTTGCAGCAACACTCAGCCCAAATGATATTTCTTTTCCGATAAAAATATCGGACCGTTATGCAATCATCACTTTACTTGAGAGAAAACGTAAAGACGATACACCGACATATGAAGTAGTGCGGAACGAAGTCAGGGAACGACTCAATATTGAAAAACGAAAATACAAGTACTCAGAATTACTCGATTCTTTACGCAAACGGTACCGGGTGGAAATAAATCTCAATAAAAATCAATTTTCTATAAATCAACAATAA
- a CDS encoding peptidylprolyl isomerase yields MINKTIRFSILFFIAYLFMLTYSVAQPTVVDRIVAVVGKEPILLSDLNAQIELFVFTNRVDPNMPGLREQVLDALMNEKLILAKALDDTNVVVTIDEVNNELDAQIAQRVQQLGSEKKVEEAFGMPLARLKREYRDGMRKQILSSKLWEMKKMNITASRREVEEFFTQFKDSLPKAQEEVELYHIFIVPKVSNTSKNLLKAQAQNILDSISNGGDFADFAKRYSDDPGTKALGGDLGFVRRGEFFAEFEESVFSLKDKELSQIVETPIGFHIIQLLERRGEQVHPRHILFKFKRDVSEADSTIAFLKSLKDSASKGANFSDLAKRYSEDKESASLGGFLGRIPIAQLDRTMSDVLKNMKEKEISEPFEYVSEKARGYQIVYLKKLVAEHTLNLSDDWSRLEQLATSYKRNAEYQKWIQELRSEIYWDVRLNGN; encoded by the coding sequence ATGATTAATAAAACAATTCGCTTTTCAATACTGTTTTTCATAGCGTATCTATTCATGCTAACCTATTCAGTTGCACAACCGACGGTTGTCGACCGCATTGTTGCCGTGGTTGGTAAAGAACCGATACTTTTATCCGACTTAAATGCACAGATAGAATTATTCGTATTTACAAACCGCGTAGATCCGAACATGCCGGGTTTACGCGAACAGGTTCTGGATGCTTTGATGAACGAAAAACTAATTCTCGCTAAAGCACTCGATGATACAAATGTAGTTGTAACGATAGACGAGGTGAATAACGAGTTAGACGCTCAAATTGCGCAGCGCGTTCAACAACTCGGATCAGAAAAAAAAGTTGAAGAGGCATTTGGAATGCCGCTCGCCCGATTGAAACGTGAATACCGCGACGGTATGAGGAAGCAGATTTTGTCTTCGAAACTCTGGGAGATGAAAAAAATGAACATAACTGCGTCCCGCAGAGAAGTGGAAGAATTCTTTACTCAATTCAAAGACAGCTTGCCCAAAGCACAGGAAGAAGTAGAATTGTACCACATATTCATTGTTCCTAAAGTCAGCAATACCTCAAAAAATTTATTAAAAGCGCAAGCTCAAAATATTTTAGATTCCATCTCGAACGGAGGAGATTTTGCTGATTTTGCAAAACGCTACTCCGATGATCCCGGCACCAAAGCGCTTGGTGGAGACCTTGGATTTGTGAGAAGAGGTGAATTTTTTGCCGAGTTTGAAGAATCTGTATTCTCGTTAAAAGATAAAGAGCTTTCCCAAATCGTTGAAACCCCGATTGGTTTCCATATAATTCAACTTCTCGAGCGACGGGGTGAGCAGGTTCACCCGCGTCATATATTGTTCAAATTCAAGCGCGATGTTTCTGAAGCGGATTCAACTATCGCATTTCTGAAATCTTTAAAAGACAGCGCAAGTAAAGGAGCGAATTTTTCTGATCTTGCCAAACGTTATTCCGAGGACAAAGAGTCTGCTTCGCTCGGCGGATTTTTAGGAAGAATCCCGATCGCACAGCTTGATCGAACAATGTCGGATGTGTTGAAGAATATGAAAGAAAAAGAAATCAGCGAACCGTTTGAGTATGTTTCTGAAAAAGCGCGTGGTTATCAAATCGTTTATCTAAAAAAACTTGTCGCGGAGCATACCTTAAATCTCAGTGACGACTGGTCTCGACTTGAACAACTTGCTACTTCATATAAAAGAAATGCCGAATATCAAAAATGGATTCAAGAACTTCGCTCTGAAATTTATTGGGATGTACGATTAAACGGAAATTAA
- a CDS encoding AAA family ATPase, producing MQQLTDVEAVNALKKSFDEIKNEIAKAIVGQNQIVEQLIISLLARGHCLLVGVPGLAKTLLIKTLAEVLDLRFSRIQFTPDLMPSDITGTEVIEDDRATGSKSFRFVKGPVFANILLADEINRTPPKTQAALLEAMQEHHVTAAGQKFLLEEPFFVLATQNPIEQEGTYPLPEAQLDRFMFNLWLDYPTMQEEVQIVQSTTSIYLPSLIHILNRDEILFFQELVRRVPVAQNVLEYAVNVVTKTRPAEPASPQFIKDWLRWGAGPRASQYLILGAKTRAILDGRHTPDIEDVRKVVAPVLRHRIVPNFNAEAESVTPIQIIEKLLQAV from the coding sequence ATACAACAACTCACCGACGTTGAAGCGGTCAACGCGCTTAAAAAATCTTTCGATGAAATCAAAAATGAAATCGCCAAGGCGATCGTCGGTCAAAATCAAATAGTCGAGCAACTTATCATCTCTCTTCTTGCCCGCGGACACTGTTTGCTTGTTGGCGTTCCCGGGTTGGCTAAAACGCTTTTGATTAAAACTCTCGCGGAAGTACTTGACTTGAGATTCAGCCGCATCCAGTTTACACCTGATCTGATGCCAAGCGATATAACCGGTACGGAAGTAATAGAAGACGATCGCGCTACAGGTTCAAAATCATTTCGGTTTGTAAAAGGTCCGGTTTTTGCAAACATTCTTCTAGCTGATGAAATTAACCGCACTCCTCCGAAAACTCAGGCAGCTTTGCTCGAAGCGATGCAGGAACATCATGTAACTGCCGCCGGACAAAAATTTCTTTTAGAAGAACCTTTTTTCGTACTGGCAACACAAAATCCGATTGAGCAAGAAGGAACTTATCCCTTGCCGGAAGCTCAACTCGATCGTTTCATGTTCAATCTCTGGCTCGATTATCCGACTATGCAAGAAGAGGTTCAGATAGTACAATCGACAACCAGCATCTATCTACCTTCGCTCATACATATTTTGAATCGAGATGAAATTCTGTTCTTTCAGGAATTGGTGCGGCGAGTTCCTGTTGCCCAAAATGTTCTTGAATATGCGGTGAACGTTGTTACTAAAACCAGACCCGCCGAACCTGCATCTCCTCAGTTTATAAAAGATTGGCTGCGCTGGGGTGCCGGACCAAGAGCGTCGCAGTACTTAATACTCGGCGCAAAGACACGCGCGATCTTAGATGGCAGGCACACACCGGATATTGAAGACGTTCGGAAAGTTGTCGCTCCCGTACTTCGGCACCGTATAGTTCCGAATTTTAATGCTGAAGCTGAAAGTGTAACTCCTATACAAATTATTGAAAAATTACTTCAAGCGGTTTAA